One part of the Oceanihabitans sp. IOP_32 genome encodes these proteins:
- a CDS encoding vWA domain-containing protein yields MQFKHPELLYALFLLVIPIIVHLFQLRKFKKVPFTNVAFLKAATLKTRKSAQIKKWLILCTRMLVLAALVFAFAQPFTSKTDVLNTKKETVIYLDNSFSMQAKGNNGELLKRAVQDLINNIPKDENISLFTNNTVYRNTNIQAIKNDLLQLDYTSATLNPETALLKSKSLFETETNGLKHIILISDFQGQNNNLNFEQDTLTNLHFVKLEPVNTNNASIDSAYISNTTPANIELTVRLKQSGTPVENLPISLYNNEVLIAKTSVDLKDQTSTTFLLPVNEIINGKLSINDAHLQFDNELYFNINTASKINVLSITETDDSFLKRLYNAEEFNYSSTTANQLNYNILEGQHLIILNELNTIPIPLIAAVNSFLNQGGTMVVIPSNTITISSYNSLLANHAMRFNDVLTTEKRITTINYSHPLYSHGVFEKQVSNFQYPKVKSLYDIASNTASQVLSFEDDKAFLYQNRNTFVFTSALNTNNSNFKNSPLIVPTFYNMAKFSFKIPQLYYTIGKENRFDVDTALQQNEILALVNNDINIIPRQQYFNNKVVVHTSEAPTEAGIYNIKNKTETLANVSYNYNRQESDLVYNDLSSMNDVSLCESITEIFETLKRDSKVNALWKWFVIFALALLLIEMLILKYFK; encoded by the coding sequence ATGCAGTTTAAACACCCAGAACTTCTTTACGCTTTATTTTTACTGGTAATTCCTATAATTGTTCATTTATTCCAACTCAGGAAATTTAAAAAAGTGCCCTTTACCAATGTGGCATTCTTAAAAGCGGCTACCCTAAAAACACGTAAGAGTGCACAGATAAAAAAATGGCTTATCCTTTGTACCAGAATGCTTGTATTGGCGGCTCTCGTGTTTGCCTTTGCGCAACCGTTTACCTCAAAAACAGATGTTTTAAATACTAAAAAAGAAACCGTTATTTATTTAGATAATTCCTTTAGTATGCAAGCCAAAGGGAACAATGGTGAGCTTTTAAAACGTGCTGTTCAAGACCTCATTAATAATATTCCTAAAGACGAGAATATCTCTTTATTTACAAACAATACCGTTTATAGAAACACGAATATACAAGCTATAAAAAACGATTTACTACAACTGGATTACACAAGTGCGACTTTAAATCCCGAAACGGCCTTACTAAAGAGTAAATCGCTTTTTGAAACAGAAACAAACGGCTTAAAACATATTATTTTAATATCCGATTTTCAAGGACAAAACAACAATCTTAATTTTGAACAGGATACCTTAACCAACCTACATTTTGTTAAATTAGAACCTGTAAACACCAATAATGCTTCTATAGACAGCGCTTATATTTCTAACACCACACCAGCAAATATAGAACTTACCGTACGTTTAAAACAAAGCGGTACTCCTGTAGAAAACCTACCCATTTCTTTATATAATAATGAGGTTTTAATTGCCAAAACCTCAGTAGACCTAAAAGATCAAACCAGCACAACATTTTTACTACCAGTAAACGAAATTATTAATGGAAAATTAAGCATTAACGATGCGCATCTACAATTTGATAATGAACTGTATTTTAATATAAACACCGCTTCAAAAATTAACGTGCTTTCCATTACTGAAACAGACGATTCGTTTTTAAAACGTCTTTATAATGCCGAGGAATTTAATTACTCATCTACTACAGCTAATCAATTAAACTACAATATTTTAGAGGGTCAACATCTTATTATTTTAAACGAATTAAACACGATACCAATCCCTTTAATTGCGGCTGTGAATTCCTTTTTAAATCAAGGTGGTACGATGGTTGTAATACCTTCAAACACAATTACAATATCGTCTTACAACAGTTTGCTTGCAAATCATGCGATGCGATTTAACGATGTCCTTACAACCGAAAAACGCATTACCACTATAAACTATTCACATCCCCTATATAGCCATGGCGTATTTGAAAAACAAGTAAGCAATTTTCAATATCCAAAAGTTAAAAGTTTGTACGATATAGCTTCAAATACTGCATCACAAGTGTTGAGTTTTGAGGACGATAAGGCATTTTTATATCAAAATAGAAATACTTTTGTATTCACTTCCGCCCTAAATACCAACAATTCAAACTTTAAAAACTCCCCTTTAATTGTCCCTACATTTTATAATATGGCAAAATTCAGCTTTAAAATACCGCAGTTGTATTACACCATAGGTAAAGAAAACAGATTTGATGTCGATACCGCATTGCAACAAAATGAAATTTTAGCCTTGGTAAATAATGACATAAATATAATTCCGAGACAGCAATATTTTAATAACAAAGTAGTGGTTCATACTTCTGAAGCCCCAACGGAAGCCGGTATATACAACATAAAAAACAAAACAGAAACTCTGGCAAATGTTAGTTATAATTATAACAGACAAGAGAGCGATTTAGTGTATAATGACCTTTCAAGCATGAACGATGTAAGCCTATGCGAATCGATTACAGAAATTTTTGAAACCTTAAAAAGGGACTCAAAAGTTAATGCGCTATGGAAATGGTTTGTTATTTTTGCGCTAGCATTACTGCTCATTGAAATGCTCATATTAAAATACTTTAAATGA
- a CDS encoding alpha/beta hydrolase yields MTKKNLSLQHIIRESTLTENAPLLIMMHGYGSDENDLFSFAKELPEELFIISVKAPYALQPYGNAWYAINFDAERGKWTDTQQAKTSLELIAKFIDEAVNSYPVDKKNVSLLGFSQGSILSYAVALTYPEKVKNIVALSGYIDQNILPDNIKEKDYSHLDFYASHGSVDQVIPVDWARQNAPFLKGLNIKHKYSEFPVGHGVAPQNFFELKDWLLQRI; encoded by the coding sequence ATGACAAAAAAGAATCTTTCTCTTCAGCATATTATTCGCGAATCTACTTTAACCGAAAACGCACCACTTTTAATAATGATGCACGGTTATGGCAGCGACGAAAACGACTTATTCTCATTTGCCAAAGAATTACCAGAAGAACTATTTATTATATCGGTAAAAGCACCTTATGCTTTGCAACCCTACGGTAATGCATGGTACGCCATAAACTTTGATGCCGAGCGCGGTAAATGGACCGATACCCAACAGGCTAAAACCTCACTAGAATTAATCGCTAAATTTATTGACGAGGCTGTAAATAGTTACCCAGTCGATAAAAAAAACGTCTCACTTTTAGGGTTTAGCCAAGGGTCGATTTTAAGTTATGCTGTGGCTCTAACCTACCCTGAAAAAGTAAAAAATATTGTGGCCTTAAGTGGTTATATCGATCAGAACATATTACCTGATAATATTAAAGAAAAAGACTATTCTCATTTAGATTTTTATGCCTCACACGGCAGTGTCGATCAGGTAATCCCTGTGGATTGGGCACGACAAAATGCACCGTTTCTTAAAGGTTTAAATATAAAACATAAGTATTCTGAATTTCCAGTAGGCCATGGTGTGGCACCTCAGAATTTTTTCGAACTTAAAGACTGGTTGCTTCAACGCATTTAA
- a CDS encoding TlpA family protein disulfide reductase: MNTPITSINVTDLDGAAVDLMKTYKNQTLLLIFYNNDCLGCTGRALPLAYQFQQDYPTIKVIGIHSDFINREGTKASIKGVFTTGENPFPIYIDKHHKVYDQFHAEGTPQWVLITKQGELFRSIFGSQDNAQNRLYYAIESITNQKD; encoded by the coding sequence ATGAACACCCCCATAACATCCATAAACGTTACAGATTTAGATGGCGCTGCCGTCGATTTGATGAAGACGTACAAAAACCAGACGCTACTTCTTATTTTTTACAATAATGATTGTTTAGGGTGTACCGGGAGAGCGCTTCCATTAGCTTATCAGTTTCAACAGGATTATCCTACGATTAAAGTGATTGGTATACATTCAGATTTTATAAACCGAGAAGGCACTAAAGCCTCAATTAAGGGTGTTTTCACGACTGGAGAAAACCCTTTTCCCATTTACATAGACAAACACCACAAGGTTTACGATCAATTTCATGCAGAAGGCACGCCACAATGGGTGTTAATTACGAAACAAGGCGAACTATTCCGTTCCATTTTCGGCTCTCAAGACAATGCTCAAAATAGACTGTATTACGCTATTGAAAGTATAACCAATCAAAAAGACTAA
- a CDS encoding Re/Si-specific NAD(P)(+) transhydrogenase subunit alpha — protein MKIGILKETQERERRVSISPSIAKQLIAKGFEVLVEEDSGIKSSYKNSDYEDVGVQVEKRGVVFKEAQILLKINPFDEEDLKLVDKGQILISQLYHKSNPELIEAIAEKGVTAFSLDAMPRISRAQDMDVLSSQNNLAGYKAVILGAYEMTKIFPLMMTAAGTITPSRVLIYGVGVAGLQAIATAKRLGAVVEATDIRSETKEQAESLGAKFISVDNEGETSEGGYAKEASEEYKRKQKEAVDQSLFKADLVITTANVPGRKAPVLITKEQVSQMKNGAVIIDLAASQGGNCEVSKLDETVVLNGVKIIGTTIAPESVSTNASELFAKNIYNFIMHLTEDNTFKWDLEEEITDETLIVKDGEIRKK, from the coding sequence ATGAAAATAGGTATACTTAAGGAAACTCAAGAAAGAGAAAGACGGGTTTCAATTTCTCCGAGCATTGCCAAGCAATTGATTGCTAAGGGTTTTGAAGTTCTTGTTGAAGAAGATTCTGGAATTAAATCATCTTACAAAAATTCAGATTATGAAGATGTAGGTGTTCAAGTTGAAAAGAGAGGAGTGGTTTTTAAAGAGGCGCAGATACTTTTAAAAATTAACCCTTTCGATGAAGAGGATTTAAAACTTGTCGATAAGGGACAAATATTAATCAGTCAACTGTATCATAAATCGAATCCAGAATTAATTGAGGCTATCGCAGAAAAAGGGGTTACGGCCTTTTCTTTAGATGCCATGCCAAGAATTTCTCGAGCTCAAGATATGGATGTTTTGAGTTCGCAAAATAATTTAGCAGGCTATAAAGCGGTTATTTTAGGCGCTTATGAGATGACTAAAATTTTCCCATTAATGATGACTGCTGCAGGGACTATTACGCCTTCCAGAGTATTAATATACGGTGTTGGTGTGGCTGGACTGCAAGCTATTGCAACAGCAAAACGTTTGGGTGCTGTAGTTGAAGCCACAGACATTCGATCGGAAACCAAAGAACAAGCCGAATCTTTAGGAGCTAAATTCATCTCTGTTGATAATGAAGGTGAAACGTCTGAGGGCGGCTATGCTAAAGAAGCCTCTGAAGAGTATAAACGCAAACAAAAAGAGGCGGTAGACCAATCTTTGTTTAAAGCCGATTTGGTAATAACTACAGCTAATGTTCCTGGAAGAAAAGCACCAGTTTTAATTACTAAGGAGCAAGTTTCACAAATGAAAAATGGGGCTGTAATTATCGATTTAGCTGCTTCCCAAGGCGGTAATTGTGAGGTTAGTAAGCTAGATGAAACAGTGGTTTTAAACGGTGTTAAAATAATAGGTACAACGATTGCTCCAGAAAGTGTTTCTACGAATGCCAGTGAGTTATTTGCTAAAAACATTTATAATTTTATCATGCATCTAACCGAAGACAACACTTTTAAATGGGATCTTGAAGAAGAAATCACAGACGAAACGCTAATAGTTAAAGACGGTGAAATAAGAAAAAAATAA
- a CDS encoding NAD(P) transhydrogenase subunit alpha, with amino-acid sequence MNQLIEFIQNNIQTIYIVILAAFVGIEVIKSIPAVLHTPLMSGANALSGVVIVGAILVMLNSDPNDYLALGLGFLAVVLGVLNVVGGYAVTHRMLQMFKKRK; translated from the coding sequence ATGAATCAATTGATAGAATTTATCCAAAATAATATCCAAACGATATACATAGTTATACTTGCTGCTTTTGTAGGTATAGAGGTTATTAAGAGTATTCCTGCAGTATTACATACACCTTTAATGTCTGGTGCAAATGCCTTAAGTGGGGTTGTAATTGTAGGGGCTATTTTAGTCATGCTTAATTCAGATCCGAATGATTATTTAGCATTGGGTCTTGGCTTTTTAGCTGTGGTATTAGGAGTTTTAAATGTGGTTGGTGGTTATGCCGTAACTCACAGAATGTTACAAATGTTTAAAAAGAGAAAATAA
- a CDS encoding NAD(P)(+) transhydrogenase (Re/Si-specific) subunit beta gives MSVLLSVIYLIATVMFVVGLNKLAHPETAKKGNLISAIGMVLAIAGTIFVHDIQVPTIIYLLIGGAIVIGGIIGWLIAIKVEMTKMPELVSLFNGFGGASATLIGLVEFSNNTTSTLQATTITSGVIIGAITFSGSLIAFGKLNGSLKSVVKLPQYNFINNLVLIAIVALAAYMIVIGGNPFLIYALLAGGLVYGILFVLPIGGADMPVVISLLNSLTGIAAAITGVLYDNMVMLIGGLLVGSAGIILTIAMCKAMNRTLASVIFGSFTAQAGVAGANKSLGSIKSTNASDAAIMMNYATNVIIVPGYGLAVAQAQHVIHELEEILTKKGVDVKYAIHPVAGRMPGHMNVLLAESNVDYNLLVEMDDINPQFNNADVVLVVGANDVVNPAAHNDPSSPIYGMPILDVENAKHIIVNKRSMKAGYAGIENELFYNSKTSMLFGDAKAALTSLVNELKNM, from the coding sequence ATGAGTGTATTATTAAGTGTTATATATCTTATCGCTACCGTAATGTTTGTTGTTGGTTTAAATAAGCTGGCACATCCAGAAACTGCAAAAAAAGGAAACTTAATTTCTGCTATTGGTATGGTGCTCGCTATTGCAGGTACTATATTTGTTCACGACATACAAGTTCCTACAATTATTTACCTACTAATAGGTGGTGCTATAGTTATTGGTGGTATTATAGGTTGGTTAATCGCTATTAAAGTAGAAATGACAAAAATGCCAGAATTGGTCTCTCTATTTAATGGTTTTGGTGGGGCTAGTGCCACATTAATTGGTTTGGTAGAATTTAGTAACAATACCACTAGTACTTTACAAGCCACTACTATAACTTCGGGGGTTATTATTGGTGCTATTACTTTTTCTGGAAGTTTAATTGCTTTTGGAAAACTAAATGGCTCATTAAAAAGCGTAGTTAAACTTCCGCAATATAATTTTATAAACAACCTGGTGCTTATTGCCATTGTTGCATTAGCTGCCTATATGATTGTTATAGGTGGGAATCCATTTTTAATATATGCTTTGTTGGCTGGTGGATTGGTTTACGGAATTCTTTTTGTATTACCAATTGGCGGCGCCGATATGCCGGTAGTTATATCGCTGTTAAACTCATTAACAGGTATCGCAGCTGCTATTACGGGAGTATTGTACGACAATATGGTCATGCTTATAGGCGGTCTTTTAGTAGGATCTGCGGGTATTATTTTAACCATCGCCATGTGTAAGGCCATGAATAGAACATTGGCTTCCGTGATATTTGGTTCGTTTACCGCTCAAGCTGGTGTTGCTGGAGCTAATAAAAGCTTGGGTTCTATTAAAAGCACGAATGCTAGTGATGCTGCGATCATGATGAATTATGCTACGAATGTAATTATTGTTCCTGGATATGGTTTAGCCGTGGCACAAGCCCAACACGTTATCCATGAATTGGAAGAAATTTTAACTAAAAAAGGAGTAGACGTTAAATATGCGATTCACCCAGTTGCCGGACGTATGCCTGGACACATGAATGTACTTTTGGCAGAATCTAATGTCGATTATAATCTTTTGGTAGAAATGGACGATATTAATCCGCAATTTAACAATGCCGATGTGGTATTGGTTGTTGGAGCTAACGATGTGGTAAACCCTGCGGCACATAACGATCCTTCAAGTCCTATTTACGGCATGCCAATTTTAGATGTTGAGAACGCAAAACATATTATTGTAAACAAACGTAGTATGAAAGCGGGTTATGCGGGAATTGAAAATGAACTGTTTTACAACTCTAAAACCTCTATGCTTTTTGGTGATGCCAAAGCAGCATTAACGTCATTGGTTAACGAATTGAAGAATATGTAA
- a CDS encoding dihydroorotase, giving the protein MNILIKSATIIDSRSEFHNSKQDILIENGVLSKIGQHLENPNNYREIELENLHISQGWFDSSVCFGEPGFEERETIVNGLNTAAASGFTAVAMQANTQPVIDSNAAITFVNSKAANHAVTLLPVGALTVNSMGEDLAELFDMKSAGSVAFYDYKKSVSNPNLLKIALQYASNFDGLVCSFPQDDKIAGHGVMNENMTSTTLGLKGNPTLAEELQIARDLFLLEYTGGKLHIPTISSAKSVELIRKAKQKKLNVSCSVAIHNLYFTDAALIDFNTHFKVLPPLRTQDDIDALIEGIKDGTIDMVTSDHNPMDIEHKKIEFDYAAYGTIGLESAFGALQTCFSTQKTIAILTQGKSRFGLKETPINIGNAVDITLFNPDKKYTFSTQNIRSKSKNAIFENESLKGTVYGIISNNNIELNQF; this is encoded by the coding sequence ATGAACATACTAATTAAATCGGCTACAATTATAGATTCTAGAAGTGAATTTCACAACAGCAAACAAGATATCTTAATTGAAAACGGGGTGCTTTCCAAAATCGGACAGCATTTAGAAAACCCAAATAACTATCGCGAAATCGAGTTAGAAAACCTTCATATTTCTCAAGGTTGGTTTGATAGCAGCGTGTGTTTTGGAGAACCAGGTTTTGAAGAACGCGAAACTATTGTAAACGGACTTAACACTGCGGCCGCCTCTGGTTTTACGGCTGTTGCCATGCAGGCTAATACACAGCCCGTTATAGATTCGAATGCTGCGATTACCTTTGTAAATTCGAAAGCCGCAAATCATGCCGTTACCTTATTACCTGTTGGTGCACTTACGGTAAATAGTATGGGTGAAGATTTAGCAGAATTATTTGACATGAAAAGTGCTGGTTCAGTCGCTTTTTACGATTATAAAAAATCGGTTTCCAATCCTAATCTACTAAAAATTGCCTTACAATACGCCAGTAATTTTGATGGTTTGGTATGCTCATTCCCGCAAGACGATAAAATTGCAGGCCACGGGGTAATGAACGAAAACATGACGAGCACCACTTTGGGATTAAAAGGAAATCCCACTCTAGCCGAAGAATTACAAATAGCAAGAGATTTATTTCTTTTGGAATACACTGGCGGAAAATTACATATTCCAACCATTTCTTCAGCAAAATCGGTTGAGCTTATTCGAAAAGCGAAGCAGAAAAAACTAAACGTAAGCTGTAGTGTTGCGATTCATAATTTATATTTTACCGATGCTGCTTTAATCGATTTTAACACGCATTTTAAGGTCTTACCACCTCTGCGCACCCAAGACGACATAGACGCGCTTATTGAAGGTATTAAAGATGGTACAATCGATATGGTTACCAGCGATCACAACCCAATGGATATTGAACACAAGAAAATTGAATTCGATTATGCCGCCTATGGTACCATTGGTTTAGAATCTGCTTTTGGAGCGCTGCAAACCTGCTTTTCAACCCAAAAAACAATAGCCATTTTAACACAGGGTAAATCGCGATTCGGATTAAAAGAAACGCCAATTAACATAGGGAATGCCGTTGATATAACACTATTTAATCCAGACAAAAAATATACATTTTCAACTCAAAATATACGATCGAAATCTAAAAATGCCATTTTTGAAAACGAATCTTTAAAAGGAACCGTTTATGGCATTATTTCGAATAACAACATCGAATTAAACCAATTTTAA